The Henckelia pumila isolate YLH828 chromosome 2, ASM3356847v2, whole genome shotgun sequence genome includes a window with the following:
- the LOC140883412 gene encoding putative late blight resistance protein homolog R1A-10 — translation MAAYAALLALARSLQQILDLEQYVDPLHKEKIFSLHEKVDLIATFLEDYSDKHHGKLDCVGNGIRKAAFEAQDFVDSYLFWVSTTDHEDGSSSSEVKNLDGDLTMASERIDFVWEETMKMNNSDTTTQDILPSEYYSFPVNDRSSTAKNLVVGFDDDLNAIKERLYDYEAKLQIIPIFGMGGMGKTTLARKAYEDSILSQYFDMYAWITVSQEYRKREILSGILKSLKIYKEQYSDKSEAQLATLVYQNLIGRRYLIVIDDIWSTKAWDDLKMLFPDDGNGSRILLTSRILEVAAHAGSSDTLVHRMSFLNEDQSWKLLRQRVFGQKYSCPPQLVEVGKKIAKNCGGLPLTIVVVAGLVLSSGNVMSEQVWGNISENISSREPTIALQCSKILCFSYDRLPLRLKPCFLYIAAFPEDSDIDVSKLIRLWVAEGFLKPNDKFKCLEDVGEGYLEDLVKRSLVLVSKKGPDGKLETVGIHDMLREICITKAEEEWFFHHHVCSKKYSSHKEFIENPYRRLKIHIVDRCFELNINDSSVRSILFDESLISFPSLHVRSRHVCILDAPHAYSKNISYVFSTFVNLRLSNLRNLEELQIRMYYYFSTDYSMTWKHVFPMGLKKLYLESVPFPWENMNIIGSLPELQVLHMTAIRVNKASEWRTEEGQFLQLKYFHSSLNYVVKWEMEKEHFPCLESLILDGAIWIYKFPSGVEEIDSLQYIELRNCNKSLVESAKKIQRQQHEIGTDAFRVRVIDYKGKDVLF, via the exons ATGGCTGCTTATGCTGCGCTTCTTGCTCTTGCTCGATCTTTGCAACAAATTTTGGATCTTGAACAGTACGTAGATCCACTTCACAAAGAAAAAATCTTTTCTCTCCATGAAAAAGTTGATTTGATCGCCACTTTCCTTGAAGATTACTCAGATAAGCATCATGGCAAACTTGATTGTGTGGGAAATGGGATCAGAAAAGCTGCATTTGAAGCTCAAGATTTCGTGGATTCTTATTTGTTTTGGGTATCAACTACTGATCATGAAGATGGGAGTTCTTCTTCAGAGGTGAAGAACTTGGATGGAGACTTAACCATGGCGTCTGAGAGGATTGATTTTGTTTGGGAAGAGACGATGAAGATGAATAACAGCGACacaacaactcaagatattctCCCATCCGAATATTATTCTTTTCCAGTTAATGATCGTTCATCCACAGCCAAAAACTTGGTTGTGGGATTTGATGATGACTTGAATGCAATCAAAGAACGACTGTACGATTATGAAGCTAAGCTCCAAATTATCCCGATTTTCGGGATGGGAGGAATGGGGAAGACGACTCTAGCTAGAAAAGCTTACGAGGATTCAATCCTTTCTCAATACTTTGACATGTACGCATGGATCACAGTGTCACAAGAGTATCGAAAGCGAGAGATTCTTTCAGGGATTTTGAAGTCTCTCAAGATTTATAAAGAACAATATTCTGATAAGAGCGAAGCACAGCTGGCAACACTAGTGTATCAAAATCTCATCGGCAGGCGATATCTCATCGTGATTGATGATATATGGAGTACAAAGGCTTGGGATGATTTGAAGATGTTATTTCCAGATGACGGCAATGGAAGTAGGATCTTGTTAACTAGTAGAATATTGGAGGTGGCAGCTCATGCAGGATCTTCAGATACTCTGGTTCACCGAATGAGTTTTTTAAATGAAGATCAAAGTTGGAAACTACTTCGACAAAGGGTTTTCGGACAAAAATATTCTTGTCCTCCCCAACTCGTGGAAGTCGGGAAGAAGATTGCGAAAAATTGCGGAGGACTTCCACTCACCATCGTGGTGGTTGCAGGACTAGTCCTTTCTTCAGGCAACGTGATGAGCGAACAAGTGTGGGGAAATATTTCGGAAAATATAAGTTCTAGAGAGCCTACAATTGCGCTTCAATGCTCAAAGATACTGTGTTTTAGTTATGATCGGTTGCCTCTTCGACTAAAACCATGTTTCCTATACATTGCAGCTTTTCCAGAAGATTCTGATATAGATGTTTCGAAGCTAATCAGGTTGTGGGTTGCCGAGGGATTTCTGAAACCAAATGACAAGTTCAAATGCTTGGAAGATGTGGGGGAAGGATATTTGGAGGATCTTGTGAAGAGAAGTTTGGTGTTAGTGAGCAAGAAAGGGCCGGACGGGAAACTCGAAACGGTTGGAATCCATGATATGTTGAGGGAGATTTGCATAACAAAAGCTGAAGAAGAGTGGTTTTTTCATCATCATGTGTGTTCCAAAAAGTATTCATCACATAAAGAATTCATAGAGAATCCATATCGCCGCCTCAAAATTCATATCGTCGACAGATGTTTCGAATTGAATATAAACGATTCGAGCGTACGTTCAATTCTATTTGATGAGAGCTTAATATCATTTCCAAGTCTACATGTACGATCTAGGCACGTCTGTATCTTGGATGCACCCCATGCTTATTCGAAGAATATTTCCTATGTATTCTCTACATTCGTCAATTTAAG GCTTTCCAATTTACGAAACCTCGAGGAGTTGCAAATCCGCATGTACTACTACTTCTCCACCGATTACTCAATGACATGGAAGCATGTTTTTCCAATGGGTCTAAAGAAGTTATATCTAGAAAGTGTCCCTTTTCCTTGGGAAAATATGAACATAATCGGGTCGCTCCCGGAACTTCAAGTGCTCCACATGACGGCTATTAGAGTCAATAAAGCTTCCGAATGGAGAACAGAGGAAGGTCAATTTCTTCAACTCAAGTACTTTCATTCTTCCTTGAATTATGTGGTCAAGTGGGAAATGGAAAAAGAGCACTTCCCATGTCTCGAAAGCTTGATTCTCGATGGTGCCATTTGGATTTATAAGTTTCCTAGTGGCGTAGAAGAAATAGATTCGCTTCAATACATCGAGTTGAGGAACTGTAATAAATCATTGGTGGAGTCGGCCAAGAAAATTCAAAGACAGCAACATGAAATTGGAACCGATGCTTTTCGTGTTCGTGTCATTGATTACAAAGGAAAAGATGTTTTGTTTTGA
- the LOC140879141 gene encoding putative late blight resistance protein homolog R1B-23, which produces MLFPDDGNGCRILLTSRILELAAHAGSSDTLVHRMSFLNEDQSWKLLQERVFGQQYSCPPQLVEVGKKIAKDCGGLPLTIVVVAGLVLSSGNAMSEQVWGNISENISSREPIIALQCSKILCFSYDRLPLRLKPCFLYIAAFPEDSDIYVSKLIRLWFAEGFLKPNHHFKCLEDVGERYLEDLVERSLVLVSKKGPDGKLETVGIHDMLREICITKAEEKWFFHHHVRSKRYFAFSLSSPPSSYRELPVLISKHPNLETVRVFLNYGIGRNILEVPYEILKAWKLRHLIWETSFRLTYPSDIGNIVHESGLQTIETMIDFIFEEEIIRILVNLKKLKVGYYMENRNWGDFNFDRLFKLLNLGDLEIRMYYNFSTDYSMTWKHVFPMGLKKLYLEGVPFYWENMNIIGSFPNLQVLHITRIRVDKAYEWRTEEGQFPQLKYFHSSLDCLLKWEMEKEHFPCLESLILDRAIWIDKFPSGVEEIDSLQYIELNECKISLVDSAKQIQQHQHENGNDAFRVRVIDYKGENVLF; this is translated from the exons ATGTTATTTCCAGATGACGGCAATGGATGTAGGATCTTGTTGACGAGTAGAATATTGGAGTTGGCTGCTCATGCAGGATCTTCAGATACTCTTGTTCACCGAATGAGTTTTTTAAATGAAGATCAAAGTTGGAAACTACTTCAAGAAAGGGTTTTCGGACAACAATATTCTTGTCCTCCCCAACTCGTGGAAGTCGGGAAAAAGATTGCCAAAGATTGTGGCGGACTTCCACTCACCATCGTGGTGGTTGCAGGACTAGTCCTTTCTTCAGGCAACGCGATGAGCGAACAAGTGTGGGGAAATATTTCGGAAAATATAAGTTCTAGAGAGCCTATAATTGCGCTTCAATGCTCAAAGATACTTTGTTTTAGTTATGATCGGTTGCCTCTGCGACTAAAACCATGTTTCCTATACATTGCAGCTTTCCCAGAAGATTCTGATATATATGTTTCGAAGCTAATCAGGTTGTGGTTTGCCGAGGGATTTCTGAAACCAAACCATCACTTCAAATGCTTGGAAGATGTGGGGGAACGTTATTTGGAGGATCTTGTGGAGAGAAGTTTGGTGTTAGTGAGCAAGAAAGGTCCGGATGGGAAACTCGAAACCGTTGGAATCCATGATATGTTGAGGGAGATTTGCATAACAAAAGCTGAAGAAAAGTGGTTTTTTCATCATCATGTGCGTTCCAAAAG GTACTTTGCTTTTTCATTAAGCTCACCCCCATCCAGCTATCGTGAACTACCAGTCTTGATATCAAAACATCCCAATCTCGAAACTGTTCGTGTATTTTTGAACTACGGAATAGGCCGTAATATATTGGAAGTACCATATGAAATTTTAAAGGCGTGGAAGTTAAGGCATCTGATCTGGGAAACCTCCTTTCGTTTAACCTATCCCTCTGACATAGGAAATATTGTTCACGAAAGTGGTCTACAAACAATTGAGACAATGATTGATTTTATATTCGAGGAAGAGATCATCAGAATACTTGTGAATCTGAAGAAATTGAAAGTTGGATATTACATGGAGAATCGTAATTGGGGTGATTTTAATTTCGACAGACTTTTCAAGTTACTAAACCTCGGGGACTTAGAAATCCGCATGTACTACAACTTCTCTACTGATTACTCAATGACATGGAAGCATGTTTTTCCAATGGGTCTAAAGAAGTTATATCTAGAAGGAGTCCCTTTTTATTGGGAAAATATGAACATAATCGGGTCATTCCCAAATCTTCAAGTGCTCCACATTACGAGAATTAGAGTCGATAAAGCTTACGAGTGGAGAACAGAGGAAGGTCAATTTCCTCAACTCAAGTATTTCCATTCTTCCTTAGATTGTTTACTGAAGTGGGAAATGGAGAAAGAGCACTTCCCATGCCTCGAAAGCTTGATTCTCGATCGTGCCATTTGGATTGATAAGTTTCCTAGTGGCGTAGAAGAAATAGATTCGCTTCAATACATCGAGTTGAATGAGTGTAAAATATCATTGGTGGACTCAGCCAAGCAAATTCAACAGCATCAACATGAAAATGGAAACGACGCTTTTCGTGTTCGTGTCATTGATTACAAAGGAGAAAATGTTTTGTTTTGA